In Hippoglossus stenolepis isolate QCI-W04-F060 chromosome 13, HSTE1.2, whole genome shotgun sequence, a single genomic region encodes these proteins:
- the c13h2orf76 gene encoding UPF0538 protein C2orf76 homolog yields the protein MANEAVVTVRLVRSFEHRNFKPVVFHGVSLDQTVQDFIQLVRDDIVTRPGIPPPFRSYAYDTMKIIHQAHGAKTNELVMSLDDDDNLILQDGQTLRAADVANETEVAFFKKEDYGLYKTNPRIAW from the exons ATGGCCAATGAAGCCGTGGTCACAGTTCGTCTGGTCAGGTCATTCGAGCACAGAAACTTCAAACCAGTAGTTTTTCACGGGGTCAGCTTGGACCAGACGGTGCAGGACTTCATACAGCTGGTCAGAGACG ATATTGTGACAAGACCAGGAATTCCTCCGCCTTTCCGGAGCTATGCCTATG ACACGATGAAGATAATCCACCAAGCACATGGAGCAAAG ACTAATGAACTGGTGATGAGTTTAGATGACGATGACAATCTCATTCTGCAAGATGGCCAAACCCTTAGAGCTGCTGATGTTG CAAATGAAACAGAAGTGGCCTTTTTCAAGAAAGAAGACTACGGTCTCTATAAAACAAATCCCCGAATTGCTTGGTGA